The uncultured Celeribacter sp. genome includes the window CGGAGCCACCCCGCACCGTGGTCGAACCATAGCTGCTGTCGCCTGACGGCGTGATGACAAAAGTGTCCTGATCATCGCCACCTTCCAGCGTGTCGTTGTCACCGCCGCCGGTAATCGTATCGTTGCCAGCGCCACCGGAAACCGTGTCCCGCCCATCCCCGGCGGAGATCACGTCATTGCCTTCGCCACCGGAGATGATGTCATCGCCCGCACCGCCCATGATCACATCGTCGCCAGAACCGCCATCGACGGTATCGTCGCCAGATCCCGCGTCGATCACGTCACTGCCTGCGTCGCCAAAGATGATGTCATCGCCACCACCGCCGGAAATCACGTCACTGCCGTCGCCGCCTGAAATATAATCGTCGCCATCCATCCCGGAGATGACGTCATTGCCGCCCATGCCCCAGAATTCGTTGGTGTAGGTATCGCCCGGCTCTGTGCCCTGTTGATCGAAACCTGTGAGCACATCGTCATATTCAGAGCCGATCACCCCGTCGACGCCTGACACCACAGTGTCATTATCTGCGTCCCCTCCGGACAGCTCTCCGGTTCCGAGGTTCACGTTGACCGCAGCATCGGAGCCTGAATAGTCGATATTGTCCTGCCCGGAACCGCCGATAAACGTGTCGGCCCCTTCACCACCAATAAAGGTGTCGTCACCTTGACCGCCACTCAGCGTATTGGTGCCGCTGTCCCCTTGCAGGATATCGTTACCGGCCTCACCGAAGATGACGTCATCGCCCTCCCCGCCGATCAGCGTGTCATTGCCCGGCGTGAACGGTGTCACCACAGCATCATCGATGAGAGAGCCGTTCATCGAGAACCCGGAATTCAAGTCCCGGGAGGTGAGCGTGAAGGTAATCGAGCTTTGCCCTTCGAATTGCGCGGAGAACCACGCGTCCTGATCTGAGGCCGAATTCGGTTCTGTCCCGGATGCGGTGACTGTGTCTCCGGACACGTTCACAGACAGGGAACTGTCGTCACTGACGCCGAAACCGGTAAAAGAACTGGCGTCGACAGTCACAACTTCCGGATCAAGACCGTCCGCCCGAGAGCTGTCGATGTCATTGAAAGTCGCAGTCGAGTTCAGATAAACCGGTGCGCCCGTCTCAGCATTGTAGAACTCCATGCGAATGGTCGCGGACATGCCGCCCTGACTGCTGTGATTGTTGCCATTCAGCAGGATTTCATAGCCCTCACCGCTGGCAAGATCCACATCAAGACTGGGGTCCGATGTGCTGACCAAAACAAGGCGGGCATTAATCACGGTGCCATCGTCAAGCGTTGCCACATTGCTGTAATAGGCGCTGTCTCCCGGTTCGGCACTGTTGGAATGGGACGCCGTTTCGGAGCCGGGCACGTAATTGGAATAGGACAGCGACAGCGGCGTCGCATCCTGTGCCTCGATCGGAGATCCGTTGCCCGCGTCGCCGTAAATCGTATCATCGCCCGCGCCGCCAAGGATGGTGTCATCCCCGCCGTTGCCGATGATCACGTCGTCATTGTTGCCCGCGTCATTGTCTTCGCCGTCGACCATGTCCCCTTCGGGATCCTGGTCGTAATCGGCATCAATATAATCGTCGTCGTCGGTGCCTTCTACAACGCCGTCGCCTGCGCCTGCGCTGTTCACATCCGTATTGTAGACCGCGACATAATTGATTTCGCCGTCGAAATGCTGGTCATAAATGCCGTCATTGGCCTCTCGGGCCCCAAAGGTAAAGCTCTCTCCATCATTGTCGCCGATATCGAGCGTCAGCCCATTACTGTTAAAATCCTGCTCGTGGCTTGTGCCGTCGGTCAGGTTTTCAACAACCAAAGACCCCGTGCCGTTTTCATCCCAGCTATAGGACACACGGACATCGTCGCCCGGATCAAAGAAATTGTCGGGTGTGGTCAGGTTAACCGAAGACCCACCGTCCGTATGGGTCACGATCACTGCACCGTTGCGGTCCACCTGAATGGCAAAATAGCCTTCGGAGTTGGCATCAAATGCTTCGCCCCGCGACATGACTGTATCGGGGGAATAGCCGGCCCGCGTATCCTGGCTGAACTGAAGCTGAACGGTCCCCACCGACATATCGAACGGTGTATCGTTTCCTGACACCGTGAAGCGGTCATTGAAGCCATCGGTCTTGAGCGCACCGTCGTTGGCGTAGGCACCATACTCAAAACTGCCGTCCTGAGCAGACCCATCGGCAAGACCAGTGTCCTGACGGGCTGCTCCGTAGGAAAAATCCCAAAGACCAACGAGATGATCCGCAAACGGATCATTTGTCGGATCGCTGCTATCGTACCAATGCGCCATGTATCGCTCCATAAACCGAATGACTGCAAGGAGAGAGAAAGCGCATAAGCCGCACTGACGGACATGGGCCCGATGGCCACAAACCGCGCAACACAGCACAGATTTTCAAGACGCGGCCCGAGGCGATGGCCCACACAGCATATGTCCTGAACGTCGCATTGAGCCATCACGAGAGCGAAATCGCCCCGAGCGGACCTCAACGTGCAAATCCGTCCCCCAAAACAAGACAATTGTTTCGTAATGAAAATTCAGATCAAAAAAAAGAAAACTTCTGGAATTCATCATGACATTATTGCGGCCTGCGGCGGCAAAGTCGCATGTGTTTCGCGGAAACCTTGCAAAGAAACCGCCCCCTAATCATAAATAAAATGTTTTTAAACAATATGTTAAGATAGACTTAAGTGATATCGCACCAGCCCGGCAACAGGAAGTATCCCCCATCTGCGCTGTTCTTTTTTTACGCCTAAAAACTCAAAATTAACTACCTTTCAAACAACAGTAGAGAAACACTCTGGGTATTGTTTCAGTCTGAGGTGTTATTTTTGCGTCGAAAAATGCCCTGCGCTGTGCGATTCTATATGCTTGCCGCACTTAACCTTGCAGGTTCCCAACGGCAAAAGCACGCCGATCCTAAAGAAAGGCCGACGTGCCTGACATTCACCCTGCGTGTTGCGTCCCGGCTCTGCAGAGCGCTCCTAGCTTCGTACAGAATCCAATCGCGTCTGTATCTTGGCAAGCGCCGTCGACAAGATCGCGCTTTCACGCGAACTGACGTCTTCCGTCGGATAGACCGCCTCGCCTTGCGAAATCCGTTCTGCATCTTTCACCAGTTTCTCAATCGGGCGTATGAAATGCATGCCATAGATATTTGCCATGATGGTGATCACGAAAAACAAACCCGCAATCGCCCAGTTCACCACCGACACGAAAGTGCCCAGATTTGAGGAATGGTGGGCTGACGGGATCCGCACCAGAAGATCCCAGTCAAAGGCCGGCATTTCACCGCTCAGCAGGTCCGGGAAAACACCCACGATAAAAGGCACCGCATCGTCTTCGTCGATAAGCTGCGTCAGCTGTGTACCGGTAGCCGCCAGATCGACGACACTGTCGGGAAACGGATCTTCAAATTGGTTCCTCTCGCGGAACAGAACCTTTCCGGTCCGGTCGGCGACAACGAAGTCGATTTCAAGATCCTGCGCCATGTCGGTCATAATTCCGCGCAGCCAACTGACCCGCAAACGATAGACAACTACCCCAAGCGAGTCCCCGTATTCATTGGTGATCGGCTTGGAAAGATTAATGAACCCGGTGTCGCGATCTTCCTGAGCCGTGCCATCCGGCGTATAAACGCTGCCGACAGCCCCGCCTTCCAATCCGTGCAGATACCACCGGCGCATGGAAACGTCCTGCCCTTCCCGAAGACCCGCCGTGCCGGCCACAATCCGCCCGTTCAGATCGGCGACCCCGGCCCAGGAAATCGCCTCCGAGGCGCGGACAACCGCGTCGGTAAAGGCGCGCAGGTTGGCAACATCGGTCATTTCTGCTTCCTGAACGAAGCCGCTCAGACTTTCCCATTCGCGTTCGATCATCCGAGAGGTAACCAGCCTGAGCGCATTGCCTGAGCGCTCCACAAGCTCAAGGCGCGCATCGTCTTCGAAATCGGCAACGCGATTGCGGATCGGAAAGGTCAAGACGATCAGGGCCATGCAAAAGGCCATGATAGCGGCGCCCAAAAGGGCAATATGCAGCCTTGGGTGGTGTGCAGTATTCATTGAATAACCCCCTTTGTATCAAACCGTTTCCGGTTCCCATCCCAAGGATGAAACTAGTTAACGATTTGGACCTTTATGTGGCGGAAGCAAGGATCGAAGAGATCCATTTGCGGACAACATCCAGCGGCCGTTCCGAAAAGAAGGCACGGCCTGTCTGACCTATCGCACAGCTGAATTCGCTGTCACGCCGCAGATCCGGCAACAACAGCGCAATGTCATAGCGTTCCAGGTGCTTGGCTGTCGGCGCCACAGCCAGAGTTTCGTAAACACGCTCGGCGCCCACGCCGGCCATTCGGGTCACAACACCGCGAAAAACCTTGTCCGACCCGGTGGGGCGAAATTCTGCCCGCTGTCCCGGCGCGATCTTGTTATAGGTCAGCTCCGTCACCGACAGTGTCACCACCGTGGTGCTGCAATCCAGCATTGTGACCAAACGTTCTCCGGCCCGCACATAGGTACCTTCAGCGGCATAGACCTGCCAGAGCTGCCCGTTGGCGGGCGCGCGGACAAAAGCCTGCGTCATCCGGTTGACGTGTTGGCGCTCAACGCGAATGCTGTCCTGAAGAGCTGCAATCCGACGGTGACGTTCATCGGTCTCGAAAGGTGTCTGAAGCGACGATCCCTCTGGCAGCACAGTGTCTTCGGCGGCGAGATTCAGCGCCGCGCTTTCCAGCGCCAGTTGCAGTTGCAGGTCATTCAGACGATCGGCATCAACGCGTTCGTCGCGCACCAGTGCAAGTTCCTGTCCCCGCGACACCCGCGCCCCCAAGGCCAGCGGCGGCAGTTCGACCTGCCCCGAAATCGGCGTTTGCAATGTGATCACGCGGGCATTGATCGTGGCGTCTGCACTGGCCCCAGCCAGTTGTTCGCTGACAATCAACCAGCTCGAAAAGAGGATGATGATCAAACCAAGAAGGATGCGGAATGCTTTCATGTCTGGGGGCTCCGTCGTTTTTCAGGGGTCATCGGAAAATCACTTTCAGCAACCGGTCGGCAATATCCGACAGGATGAGAGAGGCATCTCCACGGCTGACGCCAGGAATGTTGGATTCTGTGTAAAATTTGACAATCAGCGCTTCGCGCTGCGCTTCGGTCGGCACGATCTGAAGCCGGGTGATCAGGCGGGAAAACCCGATAGCGTAGCACTCCACCGTGCCGACATCTGCAAGCTCAAGGGCTCCGTGGGTCCCGATCTTGAAACTGCCGCCGCGTACTTCGGCCAGATCTCCGGTCAGACGGGACACCCAGACGGTTTGCTCTGTTCCATCGGTGGCGACAAAGCGCGTCCGCTCGGGGTGATCTGCAACGTGATACTCGGTGCGCGGCAGCTCAACACAGGCGATGGTTGCCAGCACCAGAACCACCAGATTGTAAAATGTCCAGAACAGGATGACCTGTTTGCCGTCGCCCGCATCGAAATGGGCAAACCTGTCAGACACGACCCCCAGCCACAGCCCGACCACCGTCAGCACCATGAGCAGGGCAAAGGGCCACATGAACCGCCATTGATAGACGATGCGGGTGCGGTCGCCACCTTTGGCGGTGACGGTGAATTTATGCCCTTTGGGGCGAAACAGGCCGGAAACCGCGGCGCGGGTGATCTGTGGCGCGGCGACCAGCTGTGTCACATCCTGCACGAAAGGGATCAGCATGCCTTTCGACAGGATCTGAGACACCAGCATGGTCCACATGTAGTAGGCGCCAAAATAACTCAGAACCTCGGCCAGCCGCGCGTTCACCACGGTGATGTTGAAATACCAATACAGCAGCGGAAAAATCAGCGCCGCCAACCGGAACGGAAATGTGGTAAGCCAATAGGTTCCTGAATCCAGCACGCTCCAACGGTCCCGCAAACGCAGATTGTTGCGCGCAAAAGGGCCAACATAGGAACGCGCGATCTGCATCATCCCGATGCACCAGCGCGCACGCTGGGTGATATATTCCTTGAGACCTTCGGGCGCGAGCCCCTCGCTCAGAGCTTCGCTCAGATAGACCGAACTCCAGCCTGCATTGCGCAGGACCAGCGTCAGCATGAAATCTTCGGTGATGCTCTCCGTTGGAAATCCGCCGATTTCCTGCAATGCCTGCCAGCGCGCGATGGACGATGTGCCACAGCAAAAGGCAATGCCCCAAGCATCGCGGCTGGCTTGCGCATAGTCAAAGAAATAGCGCTGCTCGTCCGGATAGGACCGGTGCAGTCCCAGATTGTGCTGAATCGGATCGGGATTGAAGAAATGCTGCGGTGTCTGCACCAATCCGACCTTAGGATCGTGAAACAGGGCCAGACCACGTGACAGGAATCCGCGATGCGGGACAAAATCCGCATCCAAAACCGCCACAAACTCCGGCGGCGTCGCATCTTGCGCCAGTTGCGACAGAGCATGGTTGAGGTTGCCCGCCTTCGCGCCCTCATTGATCGGTCGGCAAATGTAGCGCACTCCACGCTGCGCACAGTAATCGCGCAGCCAATCACGCTTGCCATCGTCGAGCACGATGACCTCTTTGTTGGCATGTTCCAAAAACTGGGCGCCAACGATTGTGCGCTCCAGAACGTCCATTTCCTCATTGTAGGTCGCGATCAGCAGGGCCACACGCGGCTGCCTTGATGCATCGCCCCACCAATCGCGATAGTTCGTGGCTTCATCAGAGCGACTGCGCGTGCGCATGTTCATCACGGTCGCGCTGATCGTGCCGACCATGGCCGCGCCTTCAAGTGCCAGCAAGGCCCAACTGGCCAGACATTCGACAGTCAGCCCAAGCGGCGCAATGGTCTGCGTCGCCCGCCACCAGATATAACGCAACGCCAATGCGATACTGACGGCGCCCAACAGAGTGCGGACCCATGTCTTTTCCTTATTGAGCACGAGCGGCAAAACCAAACTGCACCCAAGGATCAGGACCATGGGCAACAGGCTGGATTGAAGTTCGCTGAGATAGAGAAACACGCTGTCGGCCCGCAGTAAGATCACGAAAAGATGTGGCCACGCCACACGACACACCGGCATGTCGCTACTTCAACCCATCGTTGAAGCGTCTTCCCCCAGCGTATGGTTAAAATTTAGTTAACCACAATGGCGAGATTAGGGCAGGTCCGGGATTTTCGCAGTCTTCGTTCAAAACGCCCAGACATAAAAACGACCGGCGCAGCACTATGCTGCACCTGTCGTATGAAAACACAGCAAGGCCGGCGCCCTGTCCCGTCCTCAGATCACATCTTGCCGCCAAAGACGGGGAAAAAGCTGTGTTCGCCGTAATCCTTGATTTTCTCCATGGACTTCAGTGTCTCCATATCCTCGGCGGAAATTTCGAAATCGACATCGGCATTGTTGGCCATGTGATCCGGGTTCGCCGTTTTCGGCAGCGGCAAAAGCCCCAGTTGCAGACAGTAGCGGATCCCCAGTTGCGGGATGCTCACGCTGTATTTCTCGGCCAAGGCGCCGATCTCTTCGTTCTTGAGCAGCTCCCCGTGACCGACCGGAGAATAGGCCTCGACCACCATGCCCTTGCTGGTGGTGTAGTCGATCAGTTCAAACGGCGTGTTTGTCACATGCGCCAGAACCTGGTTGAGCATTGGTTTGACCCTGGCATTGTCGAGCAGGTTGTCGAGGTCGTCCTTCTCGAAGTTCGACACGCCAATCGCCCGCAATTTGCCAGCTTCCAGCGCTTCTTCAAGCGCTTTCCAGGCCGCTAGATTGCCTTCGAAAAAGCGCTCGTCCCCGGAAAACTCCTGCCAGGGCTGCGGGCTGTGAATGATCATCAGGTCGATATACTCCAGCCCCAGCGTTTCCAGTGACCCGTCAATCGCCGCCTTCGCGCCTTCATAGTCCTTTATGCCGGCGTCCAGCTTGGTGGTAACGAACAATTCGTCGCGGGCGACGCCACAGTTACGCACCCCCTCACCCACGCCACGTTCATTGGCATAGGCCTGTGCGGTATCGATATGGCGGTACCCGAGTTTGACGGCAGCCTTCACAGCTTCTGCAACCTTGTCATCGTCGATCAT containing:
- a CDS encoding Hint domain-containing protein, whose product is MAHWYDSSDPTNDPFADHLVGLWDFSYGAARQDTGLADGSAQDGSFEYGAYANDGALKTDGFNDRFTVSGNDTPFDMSVGTVQLQFSQDTRAGYSPDTVMSRGEAFDANSEGYFAIQVDRNGAVIVTHTDGGSSVNLTTPDNFFDPGDDVRVSYSWDENGTGSLVVENLTDGTSHEQDFNSNGLTLDIGDNDGESFTFGAREANDGIYDQHFDGEINYVAVYNTDVNSAGAGDGVVEGTDDDDYIDADYDQDPEGDMVDGEDNDAGNNDDVIIGNGGDDTILGGAGDDTIYGDAGNGSPIEAQDATPLSLSYSNYVPGSETASHSNSAEPGDSAYYSNVATLDDGTVINARLVLVSTSDPSLDVDLASGEGYEILLNGNNHSSQGGMSATIRMEFYNAETGAPVYLNSTATFNDIDSSRADGLDPEVVTVDASSFTGFGVSDDSSLSVNVSGDTVTASGTEPNSASDQDAWFSAQFEGQSSITFTLTSRDLNSGFSMNGSLIDDAVVTPFTPGNDTLIGGEGDDVIFGEAGNDILQGDSGTNTLSGGQGDDTFIGGEGADTFIGGSGQDNIDYSGSDAAVNVNLGTGELSGGDADNDTVVSGVDGVIGSEYDDVLTGFDQQGTEPGDTYTNEFWGMGGNDVISGMDGDDYISGGDGSDVISGGGGDDIIFGDAGSDVIDAGSGDDTVDGGSGDDVIMGGAGDDIISGGEGNDVISAGDGRDTVSGGAGNDTITGGGDNDTLEGGDDQDTFVITPSGDSSYGSTTVRGGSGGEIDYDTLDLSQMLANGWVIDYHVQNPDSDGNGFDGQITLYNAASNDYANINYTNIEHIIPCFTPGTRIATPRGEVAVEDLKVGDKVITRDNGLQVIRWVGRKSLSAADLQRKPELTPVRISQGALGRGLPERDMVVSPNHRMLMSDPKAALLFDTQEVLVAAKYLQRLAGVDSVPAAPVTYIHIMFDHHEVVLSDGTWSESFQPGDYTLSSIDADARSEIFALFPELRDPSKRGDFIAARRILRKHEADLLVA
- a CDS encoding cache domain-containing protein encodes the protein MNTAHHPRLHIALLGAAIMAFCMALIVLTFPIRNRVADFEDDARLELVERSGNALRLVTSRMIEREWESLSGFVQEAEMTDVANLRAFTDAVVRASEAISWAGVADLNGRIVAGTAGLREGQDVSMRRWYLHGLEGGAVGSVYTPDGTAQEDRDTGFINLSKPITNEYGDSLGVVVYRLRVSWLRGIMTDMAQDLEIDFVVADRTGKVLFRERNQFEDPFPDSVVDLAATGTQLTQLIDEDDAVPFIVGVFPDLLSGEMPAFDWDLLVRIPSAHHSSNLGTFVSVVNWAIAGLFFVITIMANIYGMHFIRPIEKLVKDAERISQGEAVYPTEDVSSRESAILSTALAKIQTRLDSVRS
- a CDS encoding HlyD family efflux transporter periplasmic adaptor subunit, coding for MKAFRILLGLIIILFSSWLIVSEQLAGASADATINARVITLQTPISGQVELPPLALGARVSRGQELALVRDERVDADRLNDLQLQLALESAALNLAAEDTVLPEGSSLQTPFETDERHRRIAALQDSIRVERQHVNRMTQAFVRAPANGQLWQVYAAEGTYVRAGERLVTMLDCSTTVVTLSVTELTYNKIAPGQRAEFRPTGSDKVFRGVVTRMAGVGAERVYETLAVAPTAKHLERYDIALLLPDLRRDSEFSCAIGQTGRAFFSERPLDVVRKWISSILASAT
- a CDS encoding glycosyltransferase, which codes for MILLRADSVFLYLSELQSSLLPMVLILGCSLVLPLVLNKEKTWVRTLLGAVSIALALRYIWWRATQTIAPLGLTVECLASWALLALEGAAMVGTISATVMNMRTRSRSDEATNYRDWWGDASRQPRVALLIATYNEEMDVLERTIVGAQFLEHANKEVIVLDDGKRDWLRDYCAQRGVRYICRPINEGAKAGNLNHALSQLAQDATPPEFVAVLDADFVPHRGFLSRGLALFHDPKVGLVQTPQHFFNPDPIQHNLGLHRSYPDEQRYFFDYAQASRDAWGIAFCCGTSSIARWQALQEIGGFPTESITEDFMLTLVLRNAGWSSVYLSEALSEGLAPEGLKEYITQRARWCIGMMQIARSYVGPFARNNLRLRDRWSVLDSGTYWLTTFPFRLAALIFPLLYWYFNITVVNARLAEVLSYFGAYYMWTMLVSQILSKGMLIPFVQDVTQLVAAPQITRAAVSGLFRPKGHKFTVTAKGGDRTRIVYQWRFMWPFALLMVLTVVGLWLGVVSDRFAHFDAGDGKQVILFWTFYNLVVLVLATIACVELPRTEYHVADHPERTRFVATDGTEQTVWVSRLTGDLAEVRGGSFKIGTHGALELADVGTVECYAIGFSRLITRLQIVPTEAQREALIVKFYTESNIPGVSRGDASLILSDIADRLLKVIFR
- a CDS encoding aldo/keto reductase, coding for MILQQTFTLPNGVEIPKLGLGTWMIDDDKVAEAVKAAVKLGYRHIDTAQAYANERGVGEGVRNCGVARDELFVTTKLDAGIKDYEGAKAAIDGSLETLGLEYIDLMIIHSPQPWQEFSGDERFFEGNLAAWKALEEALEAGKLRAIGVSNFEKDDLDNLLDNARVKPMLNQVLAHVTNTPFELIDYTTSKGMVVEAYSPVGHGELLKNEEIGALAEKYSVSIPQLGIRYCLQLGLLPLPKTANPDHMANNADVDFEISAEDMETLKSMEKIKDYGEHSFFPVFGGKM